Proteins encoded in a region of the Pseudothermotoga elfii DSM 9442 = NBRC 107921 genome:
- the recJ gene encoding single-stranded-DNA-specific exonuclease RecJ: protein MRWIIKQVDQQKVEFLSQEAGISLFLAKILVNRGIEDPKIANRFLKPSILDLHDPFLLRDMDRVVELLLKAREENIPVLIYGDYDADGITGIAVYKEFLDRYGWVTDYYIPKRMDEGYGIQPAVIEQFFKKFNKGIVLTVDCGITAIEAVEFAKKFNCLVLITDHHEVGEQLPDAAAVVDPKRPDDDYPFKDLAGVGVAFKVVSAISQKLNIQIEEIFDLLEFVAIGTIADMVKLVDENRFMVKTGLEKLKRTGKPGLSILFKRLGINEPDSRDIGYRVAPKLNAAGRLDSADDAFELLISRDETSAEKLVNLLFEYNSTRQEIESEIFMRAVEQIEERGLHKDPIIVVKGDNWHVGVIGIVATRLVHRYGKPVMVISNSDGIARGSARSIPNLNLIELLQPLSSYFYEFGGHPLAVGFSLDSNNVDDFAELLRNFEIPIEDVPDVLEIDEDLQLEQINEETLKDIGKLEPFGHGNNEPIFVARNVIAESIKFFGQNHANVKMNFTVNGAKIEAIGFGLGHAFDKSIYECNKVDIVFSIRNHRHPFSINIIDFSIIKDYQDTHQATENIEILQKNLHLNHILEQLKGGKLFILDLRTRNALYYWLKEKSKIRCAVISLNNIISSQVHQSLLRHIQKPIEYLNSLCKSGSEDFAFMTMSYFMAEKEEVMKRFDLFFINELSVFTLFQNNSQVAEFLDFVSSNCDKFVAVTVKNPEKLLSFANELGFEVTYERSLKPSYGLTDASNEIDLIINDASCFLFSDQRKLSSFYKKLKTTIKNKEILMYSHSLKPSYRAGVVNYIKRKKPVKLVSSTNTDGLPTLLGQETEIAILDAPLTLFEILDAISYNCNDQLLDLCFTEENVVERENELNELFPSRSVLREIILQIGERKVSQDELMEYVVRQGYFGSFSYARIIKNIFDDLGAAISDGMIDLTKIDFSKKSLREMERELEIEYFAKITRPLLTQKVKGIYRALANVHVVI, encoded by the coding sequence GTGAGGTGGATAATTAAGCAGGTTGACCAGCAGAAGGTTGAGTTTCTAAGCCAGGAAGCTGGTATAAGTTTGTTTCTTGCGAAAATACTTGTGAACAGGGGTATTGAAGATCCCAAGATTGCGAATAGATTTCTGAAACCTTCAATTCTTGATCTACACGATCCATTTTTGTTGAGGGATATGGATCGTGTCGTTGAGTTGCTCTTAAAAGCCAGAGAAGAGAACATACCTGTTCTGATCTACGGTGATTACGATGCTGATGGTATAACTGGTATAGCTGTTTACAAGGAATTTTTAGACAGGTATGGCTGGGTTACAGATTACTATATTCCAAAGAGAATGGATGAAGGTTATGGGATCCAGCCTGCAGTTATTGAGCAATTTTTTAAAAAATTCAACAAAGGAATAGTGCTGACAGTAGATTGTGGCATAACTGCAATTGAAGCAGTGGAGTTTGCAAAGAAATTCAACTGCCTGGTGTTGATAACCGATCATCATGAAGTTGGAGAGCAGTTACCAGACGCCGCTGCAGTAGTTGACCCAAAGCGTCCAGATGATGATTATCCATTTAAAGATCTTGCGGGTGTTGGTGTCGCTTTCAAGGTGGTCAGTGCTATTTCCCAGAAACTCAATATCCAGATCGAAGAAATTTTCGATTTACTTGAATTTGTGGCGATTGGCACAATCGCCGATATGGTGAAATTGGTTGATGAAAACCGTTTTATGGTTAAAACGGGACTGGAAAAACTTAAGAGAACTGGAAAGCCCGGTCTTTCAATCCTGTTTAAGAGGCTCGGTATAAACGAACCGGATTCAAGGGACATTGGTTATAGAGTTGCACCAAAACTAAATGCTGCCGGTAGACTTGATTCAGCAGATGATGCATTTGAACTTTTGATCTCGCGAGATGAAACATCTGCTGAGAAGCTTGTAAATTTGCTTTTCGAGTATAATTCAACCCGCCAGGAAATAGAATCTGAGATATTCATGCGTGCAGTAGAGCAAATTGAGGAGCGTGGCCTGCATAAAGATCCGATAATTGTGGTTAAGGGAGATAACTGGCACGTTGGGGTTATAGGGATTGTTGCCACAAGACTGGTTCACAGGTATGGAAAGCCAGTTATGGTGATATCGAATTCTGACGGTATAGCAAGAGGGTCGGCAAGAAGCATACCGAATCTAAACCTCATTGAATTGCTTCAGCCACTATCGAGTTATTTTTATGAATTTGGAGGGCATCCCCTCGCTGTTGGTTTCAGCCTGGATTCAAACAACGTTGATGATTTCGCTGAACTTTTAAGAAATTTTGAAATACCAATTGAAGATGTACCTGACGTGTTAGAAATCGATGAGGATCTCCAGCTTGAGCAAATTAATGAAGAAACATTGAAAGATATAGGAAAACTGGAGCCCTTTGGCCATGGTAACAATGAGCCGATTTTTGTTGCAAGAAACGTGATAGCTGAGTCCATCAAATTTTTTGGTCAAAATCACGCAAATGTTAAGATGAATTTCACAGTTAACGGTGCTAAAATTGAGGCAATAGGCTTTGGTTTAGGTCATGCCTTCGACAAGTCAATTTATGAATGCAACAAAGTAGACATTGTTTTCAGTATCAGGAATCATCGTCATCCTTTCAGCATAAATATTATTGATTTTTCCATAATAAAAGATTACCAGGATACACACCAGGCAACTGAAAATATCGAAATACTTCAAAAAAACTTACATCTTAACCATATACTTGAACAACTTAAAGGTGGAAAACTGTTCATTCTTGATTTAAGGACAAGAAATGCTCTTTATTACTGGTTGAAAGAAAAGAGTAAAATCAGATGTGCGGTGATTTCACTGAATAATATAATCTCTTCCCAGGTTCACCAGAGTCTTTTGAGACATATTCAAAAGCCAATAGAATACCTGAACTCTCTATGCAAAAGTGGTTCAGAAGATTTCGCGTTCATGACTATGTCGTATTTTATGGCTGAAAAAGAAGAGGTTATGAAACGATTTGACCTGTTTTTCATAAATGAACTGTCTGTTTTTACTCTGTTTCAAAATAACAGCCAGGTAGCAGAATTTTTGGATTTTGTTTCATCAAATTGTGATAAATTTGTCGCTGTGACTGTTAAAAATCCGGAAAAATTGCTTAGTTTTGCAAATGAACTTGGTTTTGAAGTAACCTATGAGAGGTCATTGAAACCAAGTTACGGTTTGACTGATGCTTCAAATGAAATTGATTTGATAATAAATGATGCATCCTGTTTTCTATTCTCAGACCAGAGAAAACTCTCGTCATTTTATAAAAAACTTAAGACGACCATAAAAAATAAAGAGATATTGATGTATTCCCATTCACTCAAACCTTCTTATCGTGCTGGTGTCGTGAATTATATAAAGAGAAAAAAACCTGTTAAACTTGTCAGCTCCACAAATACTGATGGTTTACCCACGCTACTTGGCCAGGAAACAGAAATAGCTATTCTTGACGCTCCTTTGACACTTTTTGAAATTCTGGATGCCATCTCCTACAATTGCAATGACCAGTTACTTGATTTGTGTTTTACAGAAGAAAATGTAGTTGAAAGAGAAAATGAATTGAACGAGCTATTTCCCTCCAGAAGCGTTCTGAGGGAAATTATTCTGCAAATAGGTGAGCGAAAAGTTAGTCAGGACGAGCTTATGGAATATGTTGTTCGGCAGGGATATTTTGGGAGTTTCTCGTATGCCAGGATCATTAAAAATATCTTTGATGATCTTGGGGCTGCCATATCGGATGGAATGATAGATCTCACAAAAATTGACTTTTCGAAAAAATCTTTACGAGAGATGGAAAGAGAATTGGAAATAGAGTATTTTGCGAAGATTACCAGACCACTGCTGACACAAAAAGTCAAAGGGATATACAGAGCTCTGGCAAATGTCCATGTGGTGATTTAA
- a CDS encoding RuvX/YqgF family protein, which produces MIVAVDYGDARCGLAIGEKLARKIMTVEKKKVISEISRIPFINCFVVGLPLSMSGRYSQQTFKAIEFAEKLNRRFKKRVYLIDERLTSSIFKNRENIDGLCAAEIFEKFVFSKMKFHEIIPPIKVSDNLVNELNNMAGNILIVGLSDTRLVCKRRCIVLQEEPYYAYLFYKLGCHVERYADQLENFAPFDIIVAGKMCDKLKAYLKPEGKLLCL; this is translated from the coding sequence ATGATTGTTGCCGTTGATTATGGAGATGCAAGATGTGGTCTCGCGATAGGCGAGAAATTAGCCAGAAAAATTATGACCGTTGAAAAAAAGAAAGTAATTTCTGAGATTTCCAGAATCCCCTTTATTAATTGTTTCGTAGTGGGGTTACCCTTGTCTATGAGTGGAAGGTATTCCCAGCAGACATTTAAAGCAATCGAATTTGCCGAGAAATTGAACAGAAGGTTTAAAAAACGGGTTTATCTTATCGATGAAAGACTGACAAGCAGCATTTTCAAAAATCGTGAAAACATTGATGGATTATGCGCAGCGGAAATATTCGAAAAGTTTGTGTTCTCAAAAATGAAGTTTCATGAGATAATTCCACCGATCAAGGTCAGCGATAATCTGGTTAATGAATTAAATAACATGGCAGGTAACATTTTGATTGTAGGGCTGTCCGATACAAGACTTGTCTGCAAGAGACGGTGCATAGTGCTCCAGGAAGAGCCATATTATGCATATCTTTTCTACAAGCTTGGTTGTCATGTTGAGAGGTACGCAGACCAGTTGGAAAACTTTGCACCTTTTGATATTATCGTTGCAGGAAAGATGTGCGACAAATTGAAGGCTTACCTAAAACCAGAAGGGAAATTACTGTGCCTGTAG